The Pantanalinema sp. DNA segment GCCCCCCCTGGCGCTCCTCCATCGCCACGGGGATCTCGCGGATCCTGAAGCCGTTGCGGCCGAGCAGGATGACCGCCTCGGGCTCGGGGTAGTCCACCGGGTAGTGCTGGGCGAGGAAGGCGATCGCCTCGCGGCCGTATGCGCGGAAGCCCGAGGTGCTGTCGGTGATCCGCTGCTTGATGGCCAGCGAGTTGACGACCTCGAAGACGCGGATGCCCACCCGGCGCAGGGCCGTCGACCGGAAGCTCTCGATCCCCAGGAAGCGCGAGCCGATCACCATGTCGAAGCGATCGCCCTCGAGCGCGGCCACCAGGCCCCGGATCTCCTCGGCCTTGTGCTGGCCGTCGCCGTCCACCTGGACGGCCACATCGAAGCCGTTGCGCGCGGCGTACTTGAAGCCGGTCTGGACGGCCCCGCCGATGCCCAGGTTGCAGGGCAGATCCACGACGGTGCAGCAGCCCGCGGCGCGCGCAAGGGCCGAGGTCTCGTCCCGCGAGCCGTCGTTGATCACGAGCACCGTGGCCTCCGGCA contains these protein-coding regions:
- a CDS encoding glycosyltransferase family 2 protein, whose product is MRPSIELKSAIPLATPSQPAKVLLVVPAFNEAASIGRVVTDLAAQLPEATVLVINDGSRDETSALARAAGCCTVVDLPCNLGIGGAVQTGFKYAARNGFDVAVQVDGDGQHKAEEIRGLVAALEGDRFDMVIGSRFLGIESFRSTALRRVGIRVFEVVNSLAIKQRITDSTSGFRAYGREAIAFLAQHYPVDYPEPEAVILLGRNGFRIREIPVAMEERQGGRSSIHGLKSAYYMVKVMLAIGLNLLRAPVRTRGA